In Belonocnema kinseyi isolate 2016_QV_RU_SX_M_011 chromosome 4, B_treatae_v1, whole genome shotgun sequence, a single window of DNA contains:
- the LOC117171591 gene encoding 50S ribosomal protein L1: MAASGGRFLTSLFSTLKISVGPNVYCGSVMQTRNYAARKGTRERKLKLKKRNIEIKAKKLAAMGPMIRKKNLRLNPPDILKYRESNAHRVSPDDVWISRYYNWKVYPFEEAVQCHREVLHPTMYNVPHAIIKANIELNMEGLKKNKPIGSFHDLVAVPHKFEQGGEHRTILAFAKTPEQQQEARDAGATLVAGTDIIRLIRIGEMSIADFHAIVAHPSILADLLGVKGIMKRKFPTLKLGTLGTDLKTMIYKHLHGIKYSATPELNYPVCGSAEIPFGTLDMEIKQLEENFKVMIDSIQSHKPKRPGPFIARIRLKCLPNKEQFKIDHTAYIEEEEPILEQDDDEDEDTVAKAEI; this comes from the exons ATGGCTGCTTCAGGAG GGAGATTTTTAACTTCGTTATTTTCGACCCTGAAAATAAGTGTGGGGCCCAATGTTTACTGTGGATCAGTTATGCAAACGCGAAATTATGCAGCAAGAAAGGGAACgagagaaagaaaattaaaacttaagaAAAGAAACATAGAGATAAAGGCGAAGAAACTCGCTGCCATGGGACCGAtgattagaaagaaaaattt AAGATTAAATCCACCTGATATTTTGAAGTATCGTGAATCAAATGCACACCGCGTATCTCCGGACGATGTCTGGATCTCCAGATACTACAATTGGAAGGTTTATCCTTTCGAAGAAGCTGTACAATGTCACCGGGAAGTCCTTCATCCCACAATGTACAATGTTCCACATGCAATTATCAAAGCGAATATTGAACTAAATATGGAG GGCTTAAAGAAGAATAAGCCTATTGGTTCTTTTCATGACTTGGTTGCTGTTCCGCACAAGTTTGAACAGGGAGGAGAACATAGAACGATCCTGGCTTTTGCAAAGACTCCAGAACAACAGCAAGAAGCCCGTGATGCCGGTGCAACTTTAGTGGCTGGGACTGATATAATTAGGCTAATCAGA ATCGGAGAAATGTCCATCGCAGATTTTCATGCCATAGTTGCTCATCCGAGTATTCTCGCAGATTTGTTGGGTGTCAAGGGTATTATGAAGAGGAAGTTTCCAACTTTGAAACTCG GCACTTTGGGAACTGATTTAAAAACTATGATATACAAGCACTTGCACGGTATCAAGTATAGCGCCACTCCCGAACTCAATTATCCAGTATGTGGATCAGCTGAAATTCCCTTTGGAACG ctgGACATGGAAATAAAGCAGTTGGAGGAAAACTTTAAAGTCATGATTGATAGTATACAATCCCATAAACCGAAAAGGCCTGGTCCCTTTATTGCGAG aattcgtCTAAAGTGTCTGCCGAATAAGGAACAATTTAAAATAGATCATACAGCGTACATAGAGGAAGAAGAACCAATTTTGGAACAGGACGATGACGAGGATGAAGATACAGTGGCAAAGGCCGAGatttag